In Janibacter cremeus, a genomic segment contains:
- the rpmB gene encoding 50S ribosomal protein L28: MAANCDVCGKGPSFGHSISHSHRRTKRRWNPNIQRVRAKVGDAGATPKRLNVCTSCLKAGKVQR; this comes from the coding sequence GTGGCTGCCAACTGCGACGTCTGCGGCAAGGGACCGTCCTTCGGACACTCCATCTCGCACTCGCACCGCCGCACCAAGCGTCGCTGGAACCCGAACATCCAGCGCGTTCGGGCCAAGGTGGGCGACGCCGGTGCGACCCCGAAGCGTCTCAATGTCTGCACTTCGTGCCTCAAGGCCGGCAAGGTCCAGCGCTGA